In the Luteolibacter rhizosphaerae genome, AGTTTCGGATCAGTGGCGCCCCTTTGCGGAGTGGCCGGTAAAATGTTCGACAGCGGTCTTCAGACCAAGGGTTACGAGAGCGAGGAGGGCGAGCAGTGCGGCACACGCGAAGGCGGCGCTGAACTGGTATTCATTGTAGAGCACTTCCACATGGAGCGGCAGGGTGTTGGTCTTGCCACGGATGTGGCCGGACACGACCGACACGGCACCGAACTCTCCCATGGCGCGAGCATTGCAGAGCAGCACGCCGTAGAGCAGGCCCCACTTGATATTGGGCACGGTCACGCGGCGGAAGATCTGCCAGCCGTGTGCTCCCAGGGTCACCGCCGCTTCTTCCTGATCGCTGCCTTGGCTCTCCATCAGCGGAATGAGCTCGCGGGCCACGAAGGGGAAGGTGACGAAAACCGTGGCCAGCACGATTCCCGGCAGGGCGAAGATGATCCGGATGTCATGCTCCAGCAGCCAGGGACCGAACCAGCCCTTCGCGCCGAAGAGCAGCACGAACACCAGACCGGCGATGACCGGTGAAACGGCGAAGGGTAGGTCGATCAGCGACAGCAGGAAGGAGCGCCCCTTGAAGCGGAACTTCGTGATCAGCCACGCTGCGGCCAGACCGAAGACCGTATTGAGTGGCACGGCGATCCCCGCGGCGAGCAGTGTCAGCTTGATCGCCGACAAGGCGGCATCGTCCTCCAACGAAGCGACGAAGACTTCCGTCCCCCGCCGGAAGGCCTCGATGAACACGGCAGCCAGCGGCAGCAGCAGGAAGAGCGTGAG is a window encoding:
- the cysW gene encoding sulfate ABC transporter permease subunit CysW, encoding MAYRPATTESAPVRWILILLAFVILTLFLLLPLAAVFIEAFRRGTEVFVASLEDDAALSAIKLTLLAAGIAVPLNTVFGLAAAWLITKFRFKGRSFLLSLIDLPFAVSPVIAGLVFVLLFGAKGWFGPWLLEHDIRIIFALPGIVLATVFVTFPFVARELIPLMESQGSDQEEAAVTLGAHGWQIFRRVTVPNIKWGLLYGVLLCNARAMGEFGAVSVVSGHIRGKTNTLPLHVEVLYNEYQFSAAFACAALLALLALVTLGLKTAVEHFTGHSAKGRH